In Octopus bimaculoides isolate UCB-OBI-ISO-001 chromosome 5, ASM119413v2, whole genome shotgun sequence, a genomic segment contains:
- the LOC106877896 gene encoding prolactin-releasing peptide receptor-like produces the protein MDNMLKYNEFLQKFNLSEDYFEDNNFTIKMEYDYTQKLQWKIVIIFVYVLIMLIGIFGNITIALIIMTNKQFHSVTNIFIANLAISDIGMCIFNLPFQLHYQLSDNWVFGNIMCTVFNSSFAIPIYDSTMCILMIAIDRYILIVYPFRKRMSNKMALRLTLLIALLAIGPAIPMVIYSKLVVLNIPAIQLDKTLCGEEWPSEVIRRVYTVSVFLLQFCIPIIATSILYSRIYTVLKNRPVKKTEHRRSQRTNRILVSIVTLFTICWLPWNIFSLFVEFDPDLVKGKFFKVTDLFLKSFAMSSSCINPFLYGWLNDNFKKEICLLFDNSKKKWNRRTGHALLETKRNNTDTQQNTIVMNTMSHGINV, from the coding sequence ATGGATAACATGctgaaatataatgaatttttacAAAAGTTTAATTTATCCGAAGATTATTTTGAAGATAATAATTTTACTATCAAGATGGAATATGACTATACACAAAAATTACAATGGAAAATTGTGATAATATTTGTCTACGTACTAATCATGTTAATTGGAATTTTTGGTAACATAACtatagctttaataataatgactaacAAACAATTCCATTCAGTCACAAACATTTTCATTGCCAACCTAGCTATCTCGGATATTGGcatgtgtatttttaatttacCCTTTCAACTTCATTATCAACTCAGCGACAACTGGGTATTTGGAAATATTATGTGTACTGTATTTAATTCATCTTTTGCTATACCTATATACGACTCAACTATGTGTATTTTAATGATTGCAATTGATCGCTATATTCTAATTGTTTATCCTTTTAGAAAGCGGATGAGTAACAAAATGGCGCTTCGTTTAACACTACTAATAGCCCTTCTGGCAATTGGCCCTGCTATTCCTATGGTGATATACAGTAAGCTTGTTGTATTGAATATACCAGCAATACAACTTGATAAAACACTCTGCGGCGAAGAGTGGCCTTCAGAAGTAATCAGGAGAGTTTATACAGTATCTGTATTTCTGCTGCAATTCTGCATTCCCATTATTGCTACTTCAATTCTTTACAGTCGTATCTATACTGTCTTGAAAAACAGGCCAGTGAAAAAAACTGAGCATAGACGAAGTCAGAGGACCAATCGGATTCTTGTATCTATAGTTACACTCTTTACAATATGCTGGCTTCCATGgaatattttcagtctttttGTTGAATTTGACCCCGATCTTGTGAAAGGGAAGTTTTTCAAAGTAACAGACTTGTTTCTTAAAAGTTTTGCCATGAGTTCTTCATGCATCAATCCTTTTCTCTATGGATGGCTAAATGATAACTTCAAAAAAGAAATATGCTTATTATTTGATAACTCGAAAAAGAAATGGAATCGTCGAACTGGACACGCCCTCCTAGAAACAAAGCGAAATAATACAGACACTCAACAAAATACTATTGTCATGAATACCATGTCACATGGAATCAATGTATGA